One Nonomuraea angiospora DNA segment encodes these proteins:
- the infA gene encoding translation initiation factor IF-1, which yields MAKKDGAIEIEGTVVESLPNAMFRVQLDNGHKVLAHISGRMRMHYIRILPDDRVVVELSPYDLSRGRIVYRYK from the coding sequence TTGGCCAAGAAAGACGGCGCCATCGAGATCGAGGGCACTGTGGTCGAGTCGCTCCCGAACGCCATGTTCCGGGTGCAGCTCGACAACGGCCATAAGGTCCTGGCCCATATCAGCGGGCGAATGCGGATGCACTACATCCGGATTCTGCCGGACGACCGGGTAGTCGTTGAACTGAGCCCCTACGACCTGAGTCGTGGGCGGATCGTCTACCGATACAAGTAA
- the rpmJ gene encoding 50S ribosomal protein L36, with protein sequence MKVKPSVKKICDKCKVIRRHGRVMVICDNLRHKQRQG encoded by the coding sequence ATGAAGGTAAAGCCGAGCGTCAAGAAGATCTGCGACAAGTGCAAGGTGATCCGCCGGCACGGTCGCGTCATGGTGATCTGCGACAACCTGCGCCACAAGCAGCGCCAGGGCTAG